A part of Aegilops tauschii subsp. strangulata cultivar AL8/78 chromosome 2, Aet v6.0, whole genome shotgun sequence genomic DNA contains:
- the LOC109747778 gene encoding auxin response factor 9 isoform X1 has translation MAMANPSAAGAPGICSDALFRELWHACAGPLITVPRQGERVYYFPQGHMEQLEASTNQQLDQYLPMFNLPSKILCSVVNVELRTEADSDEVYAQIMLQPEANQGELTSLGPEPQELEKGTIHSFCKTLTASDTSTHGGFSVLRRHAEECLPPLDMSQNPPCQELVAKDLHGTDWHFRHIFRGQPRRHLLTTGWSVFVSSKRLVAGDAFIFLRGENGELRVGVRRHMRQVNNMPSSVISSHSMHLGVLATASHAISTGTLFSVFYKPRTSQSEFVVSVNKYLEAKKQNISVGMRFKMKFEGDEALERRFSGTIIGIGSTPTVSTSLWADSDWKSLKVQWDEPSSILRPDRVSPWELEPLDAANPQPPQPPLRNKRPRLPASPSVVPELAPKFGLWKSPAEPSQTLSFSEPQQARGLFTNSRFSSSSNVAFNQFYWPARESREDSYAGSTNKVTVERKLEPAAGGCRLFGIEIRSAVDETQPVLTVSGDGYDQTAASVDVDSGELSQPSNINNSGAQAASSERALLETQSRQVRSCTKVIMTGMAVGRAVDLTKLYGYVDLHCKLEEMFDIQGELCSTLKKWQVVYADEEDDMMLVGDDPWDEFCNMAKRIYIYTYEEAKQLAPKATKLSRVNSSHESVTPQSGSDYPASFANADC, from the exons ATGGCGATGGCGAATCCTTCCGCGGCCGGTGCCCCAG GAATCTGTAGCGACGCACTATTCCGGGAGCTATGGCATGCTTGTGCCGGTCCGCTGATCACAGTACCCAGACAAGGCGAACGAGTCTACTACTTTCCCCAGGGTCATATGGAACAG CTTGAGGCGTCTACAAACCAGCAGCTTGACCAGTACCTGCCGATGTTCAACCTACCATCCAAAATCCTATGCAGCGTGGTCAACGTAGAGCTCCGG ACGGAAGCTGATTCAGATGAAGTTTACGCTCAAATTATGCTGCAACCAGAGGCTAAT CAAGGTGAGCTCACAAGCTTGGGTCCTGAGCCGCAAGAACTAGAAAAAGGCACCATACATTCCTTTTGCAAGACACTGACAGCTTCGGATACGAGTACCCATGGTGGTTTCTCTGTTCTTAGGAGACATGCTGAAGAGTGTCTTCCTCCGCTG GACATGTCTCAGAATCCACCATGTCAAGAACTGGTAGCCAAAGATCTCCATGGAACTGACTGGCATTTTCGTCACATATTTCGGG GACAACCTAGGCGACATCTACTTACAACTGGCTGGAGTGTCTTTGTTAGCTCAAAAAGATTGGTTGCTGGTGATGCATTTATCTTTCTGAG AGGTGAAAATGGTGAGTTGCGGGTCGGAGTAAGGAGGCATATGAGGCAAGTAAATAACATGCCATCATCTGTGATATCAAGCCACAGCATGCATCTTGGAGTCCTTGCAACAGCCTCCCATGCAATCTCCACTGGGACCCTCTTTTCTGTTTTCTATAAACCCAG AACAAGTCAATCTGAGTTTGTGGTGAGTGTTAACAAGTACCTTGAAGCGAAGAAGCAGAACATTTCCGTTGGAATGAGATTTAAGATGAAATTTGAAGGCGATGAAGCTCTTGAAAGAAG GTTCAGTGGAACAATAATTGGTATTGGGAGCACGCCGACGGTGTCAACATCTCTATGGGCAGATTCTGATTGGAAATCTCTGAAG GTCCAATGGGATGAGCCTTCATCCATTCTTCGTCCAGATAGAGTTTCACCATGGGAATTGGAGCCACTGGATGCAGCTAATCCACAACCCCCTCAACCTCCACTGAGAAATAAGCGTCCCCGACTTCCAGCTTCACCTTCTGTGGTTCCAGAACTTGCTCCGAAATTTG GACTATGGAAGTCCCCAGCTGAACCAAGCCAAACCCTCTCATTTTCAGAACCACAACAGGCTCGAGGGTTATTTACTAATTCACGCTTCTCATCATCATCAAACGTTGCATTCAATCAGTTCTACTGGCCAGCAAGAGAATCAAGAGAAGACTCTTATGCTGGAAGTACTAACAAAGTCACTGTTGAAAGAAAGCTTGAACCAGCTGCTGGTGGGTGCAGATTATTTGGAATTGAGATAAGATCTGCTGTGGACGAAACACAACCCGTGCTAACTGTCTCAGGTGATGGTTATGACCAAACGGCTGCATCTGTGGACGTGGACTCTGGCGAGCTCTCGCAGCCATCCAATATCAACAACTCTGGTGCCCAAGCAGCAAGCAGTGAGCGTGCTCTTCTTGAGACCCAAAGTCGCCAAGTTAGAAGCTGCACAAAG GTAATTATGACGGGAATGGCAGTTGGAAGAGCAGTGGACTTGACAAAGCTATATGGGTATGTTGATCTTCACTGCAAGTTGGAGGAGATGTTTGATATACAGGGGGAGCTATGTTCCACACTCAAGAAATGGCAGGTTGTTTATGCCGATGAAGAGGATGATATGATGCTTGTTGGGGACGATCCTTGGGA CGAGTTTTGCAACATGGCGAAAAGAATTTACATTTATACATATGAGGAGGCCAAGCAATTGGCACCAAAGGCCACCAAGCTCAGCCGTGTGAACTCATCACATGAATCGGTCACTCCGCAGAGTGGCTCAGACTATCCAGCCTCGTTTGCCAATGCAGATTGCTGA
- the LOC109747778 gene encoding auxin response factor 9 isoform X2 has protein sequence MAMANPSAAGAPGICSDALFRELWHACAGPLITVPRQGERVYYFPQGHMEQLEASTNQQLDQYLPMFNLPSKILCSVVNVELRTEADSDEVYAQIMLQPEANQGELTSLGPEPQELEKGTIHSFCKTLTASDTSTHGGFSVLRRHAEECLPPLDMSQNPPCQELVAKDLHGTDWHFRHIFRGQPRRHLLTTGWSVFVSSKRLVAGDAFIFLRGENGELRVGVRRHMRQVNNMPSSVISSHSMHLGVLATASHAISTGTLFSVFYKPRTSQSEFVVSVNKYLEAKKQNISVGMRFKMKFEGDEALERRFSGTIIGIGSTPTVSTSLWADSDWKSLKVQWDEPSSILRPDRVSPWELEPLDAANPQPPQPPLRNKRPRLPASPSVVPELAPKFEPQQARGLFTNSRFSSSSNVAFNQFYWPARESREDSYAGSTNKVTVERKLEPAAGGCRLFGIEIRSAVDETQPVLTVSGDGYDQTAASVDVDSGELSQPSNINNSGAQAASSERALLETQSRQVRSCTKVIMTGMAVGRAVDLTKLYGYVDLHCKLEEMFDIQGELCSTLKKWQVVYADEEDDMMLVGDDPWDEFCNMAKRIYIYTYEEAKQLAPKATKLSRVNSSHESVTPQSGSDYPASFANADC, from the exons ATGGCGATGGCGAATCCTTCCGCGGCCGGTGCCCCAG GAATCTGTAGCGACGCACTATTCCGGGAGCTATGGCATGCTTGTGCCGGTCCGCTGATCACAGTACCCAGACAAGGCGAACGAGTCTACTACTTTCCCCAGGGTCATATGGAACAG CTTGAGGCGTCTACAAACCAGCAGCTTGACCAGTACCTGCCGATGTTCAACCTACCATCCAAAATCCTATGCAGCGTGGTCAACGTAGAGCTCCGG ACGGAAGCTGATTCAGATGAAGTTTACGCTCAAATTATGCTGCAACCAGAGGCTAAT CAAGGTGAGCTCACAAGCTTGGGTCCTGAGCCGCAAGAACTAGAAAAAGGCACCATACATTCCTTTTGCAAGACACTGACAGCTTCGGATACGAGTACCCATGGTGGTTTCTCTGTTCTTAGGAGACATGCTGAAGAGTGTCTTCCTCCGCTG GACATGTCTCAGAATCCACCATGTCAAGAACTGGTAGCCAAAGATCTCCATGGAACTGACTGGCATTTTCGTCACATATTTCGGG GACAACCTAGGCGACATCTACTTACAACTGGCTGGAGTGTCTTTGTTAGCTCAAAAAGATTGGTTGCTGGTGATGCATTTATCTTTCTGAG AGGTGAAAATGGTGAGTTGCGGGTCGGAGTAAGGAGGCATATGAGGCAAGTAAATAACATGCCATCATCTGTGATATCAAGCCACAGCATGCATCTTGGAGTCCTTGCAACAGCCTCCCATGCAATCTCCACTGGGACCCTCTTTTCTGTTTTCTATAAACCCAG AACAAGTCAATCTGAGTTTGTGGTGAGTGTTAACAAGTACCTTGAAGCGAAGAAGCAGAACATTTCCGTTGGAATGAGATTTAAGATGAAATTTGAAGGCGATGAAGCTCTTGAAAGAAG GTTCAGTGGAACAATAATTGGTATTGGGAGCACGCCGACGGTGTCAACATCTCTATGGGCAGATTCTGATTGGAAATCTCTGAAG GTCCAATGGGATGAGCCTTCATCCATTCTTCGTCCAGATAGAGTTTCACCATGGGAATTGGAGCCACTGGATGCAGCTAATCCACAACCCCCTCAACCTCCACTGAGAAATAAGCGTCCCCGACTTCCAGCTTCACCTTCTGTGGTTCCAGAACTTGCTCCGAAATTTG AACCACAACAGGCTCGAGGGTTATTTACTAATTCACGCTTCTCATCATCATCAAACGTTGCATTCAATCAGTTCTACTGGCCAGCAAGAGAATCAAGAGAAGACTCTTATGCTGGAAGTACTAACAAAGTCACTGTTGAAAGAAAGCTTGAACCAGCTGCTGGTGGGTGCAGATTATTTGGAATTGAGATAAGATCTGCTGTGGACGAAACACAACCCGTGCTAACTGTCTCAGGTGATGGTTATGACCAAACGGCTGCATCTGTGGACGTGGACTCTGGCGAGCTCTCGCAGCCATCCAATATCAACAACTCTGGTGCCCAAGCAGCAAGCAGTGAGCGTGCTCTTCTTGAGACCCAAAGTCGCCAAGTTAGAAGCTGCACAAAG GTAATTATGACGGGAATGGCAGTTGGAAGAGCAGTGGACTTGACAAAGCTATATGGGTATGTTGATCTTCACTGCAAGTTGGAGGAGATGTTTGATATACAGGGGGAGCTATGTTCCACACTCAAGAAATGGCAGGTTGTTTATGCCGATGAAGAGGATGATATGATGCTTGTTGGGGACGATCCTTGGGA CGAGTTTTGCAACATGGCGAAAAGAATTTACATTTATACATATGAGGAGGCCAAGCAATTGGCACCAAAGGCCACCAAGCTCAGCCGTGTGAACTCATCACATGAATCGGTCACTCCGCAGAGTGGCTCAGACTATCCAGCCTCGTTTGCCAATGCAGATTGCTGA